The nucleotide sequence AAATGGTGACATTGCAACCTTCAAGGTCGAGAGATTTTTGGAGAAACCTAATATTGAAGTCGCTAAAGATTTATTAATAAAAGGAACATATCTTTGGAATAGTGGTATGTTTATATGGAGGGCAGATGTTTTTTTAAGAGAAATGCAAAAATATCTGCCTAAAATGTATAAGAGTATGATTAAGATATATGAGAGTATAGGTACAGAATCAGAAGCAGATGCTATATCAAATCAATATAGCATAATAGATGGGATATCTGTAGATTTTGGTATAATGCAGAGAACACGAAAGGCATATGTTATAAAGTGTGAATTCCTGTGGGATGATATAGGAACGTTTGCAGCTTTGGGGAGGTTTTTAAAAGAATATAGGGGAAATAATGTATCTGGCAATACATTTTTGGATTCGAGTCAAAATTGTATTGTGTTTGGTAAAGATAGATTAATCATAGCATTTGGTATAAAGGATTTGATTATAGTGGACACCGGTGATGTACTGTTAGTAATGGACAAAAACAAAGATCAGGAAATAAAATATCTTGTTAATCTATTAAGTGAAGATGGATTAGAAGGATATTTATAGTAAGTTAAACCTTTCATAAAAAACATGAAAAAGCCAGGCTTTTTCATGTTTTTTTGATTTACAGGAAACATTGAATATTTATAGAAAACATGTTAGAATATTATAAATTATTAGTAATAACCATTCTGGTTAATACTAATTAAATATCTTAGGAAGAAGGTATGTTTTATGTTAAGTGACAGACTTGTTGAAGCTATAAATGAACAAATAAATTTTGAGATGTACTCGGCGAATATATATTTTGCTATGCAGGCATACTGTGATTCTATTGATCTGGATGGATTTGCTAATTTCTTCAAAGTGCAGATTCAGGAAGAAAACTATCATACATCCAAATTTTATGATTTCTTAAAGACAATGGGAGCAAGAATAAAAATAGGTGCAATAGAAGGGCCTAGTAATGAATATAGCTCAATAAACGAGATATTTAGAATTGGTTTGGAACATGAAAAGAAAGTTACCTCCAGAATCTATAATTTAATGGATATGGCAACTGAAGAGAAAGAACATGCAACCATAAGCTTATTGAAATGGTTTATAGATGAGCAGGTAGAAGAAGAAGATACATTTAATAAACTTATTAAGAAGTTAGATAGAATAAAAGAAAATCAAGCAGGTATATATATGTTAGATACAGAATTACAAGCGAGAACTTTTGTTCAACCAACAGCTACAAATGGTAACTAATTTAATTAAGGGATAGGAGGATAGTACTTACATTTGATTTACACGGTAAGTATTGATAAATTTTATGATTGATAATAAGGCATTTTACAAATTAAGTTATGGTCTCTATGTTGTTAGTTCTATTGCAAGTGGTAGAAAAAATGGTCAAATAGCTAATACGGTTTTTCAGATAACATCAGATCCATTAACTGTTGCTGTTAGTATAAATAAATCAAATCTGACTCATGAATACATACAAAGGAGCAGACTTATAGGTGTATCTGCATTGTCGGAGAAAACACCTATTCCGTTCATAGGAAGATTTGGATTTAAATCAGGAAGGGATATAGACAAGTTTGATGGAGTAGATTTCAAAATGGGAGAAAGCGGAGTCCCTATAGTATTGGAAAACACAACATCATATTTTGAGCTGCAAGTTGAAAAAGAGGTAGATACTTCAACTCATACAATATTTATATGTAAGGTGTTAAATGCTGAAGTTATTGATGATTCTAATGCAATGACTTATAAATATTATCAGGAAGTAAAGCAGGGAAGAGTTTCTAGGCCTTCCGTAGAATCTGACGTAAAGACTTCTGATGGAAAGTCTAAGTATATGTGCCAAATATGCGGATATATATATAATCCGGCAGTTGGTGATGAAACTTCAGGGATAGCAGCTGGAACGGCATTTGAAGATTTGCCTAGCAACTGGCAATGTCCTGTTTGTAAAGTTAGTAAAGATGAGTTTAAAAAAATAGATTAGATCACTACTAAAAAAACATCTTTTTGGATCAATATTAAAGTCCAAAAGGATGTTTTTTATTGCTTATATATTTTTACTGTTAATAGTAACAAACAACAGGGGTACCAGCATCGATATTATTGTATAGAGTTTGTGCCAAATAATATGGGGCATTTACACATCCATGTGAACCCGATGTTAGATATATATTTCCTCCAAAGGAACTTCTCCAACTTGCATCATGTATGCCTATTCCTCCATTAAAAGGCATCCAAAAATTAACTGGAGAAGCATAACCTTCACCCTTTAGGGTTGCATTTCGCTCTTTATATTTTAATCTGTACACCCCGGCTGGAGTTGAAGTATTTAAACTCATATTGCCAGTTACAACATCACCTTGAGTTACTAGAGATCCTTTCTTATAGAACCATAAATGCTGGTTTACCATATCTATTTCAACATAAGTATTTCCAATATCATCTGAACTGTGTGATGCTGCAGTTTGGAGATATATGGGTTCTCTTGTAACAGTCCTTCCATTTTTTATATCATCAATTAATTTCTGAATATCTTCACTTGAATTAATATCCCATCCGTAATCTCCACCACCTATGCTTATTGTATTGCCAGAGGTTGTAACGAAATTTCTTGTTTTGCCAATTGTTTCATAGTTACTAAATAACTTGCGCATATATTTTGTTAATATGCTGTTGTCAAAAACAACTTCATAGTTATCATCAACATTAAGCCACTTATTTATTTTTGAGCCATCTATAACTTCCTTTTTATCACCGAAAGTATATATTATTTTTGATGAAACATACTTATTAAGAATATTCTTTATTTCTGAAGTCTTTTTTGATTTCACGGTATATTTTGGTTTCAGATAACAGTTTGTCGAATCTAGGTTTAATGTTGTAGTGCCAGTAGACAATGCATTTACAATATTCTTATATAAGACATCTTTATCTATCTTGTTACCATTTACTTCATTTAATACCACATATCCTGTGCTGGAATATTTAAAACTCGGATTTTTGGGTTCGATTATATTTTTACTATCTAAACAAGATAAGTTGTTAATTTTTTCCTGAAGTAGTTTATTACTATATATAATATTGGCTTTAAGTTTAGAGTTTTTCGAATCTAATGCTCCAAATATCCAATTGAAACTACCCTGCTTGTCTTTAAGTCTCTTAAATTCATCGTTTGAACTGAGTTTTAAATTAATTTCAGTTGATGTGATTTGCTCAGTTTTTCCACTCTTTTCTTTTAAACTTAGTTTATATGATTCCATTTGGGAAGTCATTTGTTTAGCTGCTTCTTTAATAGTCTTAGCTGAAACATTTACGCAGTTAATTTCAGTTCCAAAATAAAAATGAGTCCTAAAATATGTTGCCATTCCCAAGTATATAACAAGAAGAGTGCATATTATGCTTCCTACTATAACCTTGTTATTTTTATTTTTTTTCTCCTTTTCAGTTTCTGCGTCATTTTCCATGATACCCATCCCTTCTGACTTGCGATAAAATTTTAGAAGTTAATTTTTGTATTTTAATATTAATAAAATCCATGTTTAATTATAACATTAGATTACCAAATAATTAAATAAAAAATATATTAAATTTTTAGTTTATAGGAAGAAAATGAATTTTTTATTATGAAAAATATAATCACCTGCAAATATTAAGTATTTACTTAATATTTGCAGGCGGTTACATATTTTTAAAACAAATACTTTCCTACTTTATTTTACATTATTCTGGTTTTAATGTCCACATTTATTTGTAAATTTTTGAAAGTTAAATTATATTAATGGCGAAAATAATCGACTCATTTTTAACTTTTTAATGTCTTTTTGCAGTATTATAGATTAAACTATTAATATAAAAGGAGGTAGTTTGATGATATACATAATGACAGCAATGTATTACGAAGCACGGCCGCTTATAAAGACTTTTGGATTAAAAAAAGACTTGAATTATGATAAGTTTCAAGTTTTTAGAAACGATGATGTAGTTCTTATAATAAGTGGGGTAGGTGCTGTAAAGGCATCAATTGCAGTAACGTATATTCTCACTTCTTTAAGAAGAGATATATTAGATGACGATATTTTTATAAACTTTGGTATTTGTGGTTCGGCTTATAAGAAGAATGGAATTGTAATATGTAATAAGATAACTGACCATTGTACTGGAAGATCATATTATCCTGATATGTTGTTTAAGCATCCATTTTTAGAAGGAGAAATTGAAACCTTTCCTAATGTGATTAATGAAAGAAGAGATATGGAAAGTGATTTTGTAGATATGGAGGCATCCGGAGCTTTTCAAGCGGCTTCTTTATTTTTTTTAACTTGTCAGATGCATTTTATAAAAATAATTTCAGATTTTCTTGTTACGGATAATATAACAGGTAATAGCGTAGAGAAATTAGTAAATGATAATTTAGATGATTTTGTTAAATGGCTTAATTTAAGAAGAAATATATGTTTAAAAGAAAAGAAGATATTGACTAATTATGAAAATGTATATATAGAAAGTATTAGTCATAATTTGAATATTACAGATAGCATGAAACATGAATTTGTAGATTTATGTATTGATTATAAAATAAGATCTCATGATGATTTAAGCGGAGTTCTTGAATTATTTGAAAAATACAAGTGTCAATCTAAAAGGGAAGGGAAGATTTATTTTGGAAAACTCAGATCAAAGCTTATGGAATTGTAATTTTTCTCATATATATGTTGAGAAAGACGCTGTTAATAATGTAAATACAAAAACGATATTAAGATATTTTAAAGATGCTAATAAAATATACATAGACAGCTATAAAGAAATTTTTAATAGATCTCATCAAAGTTTTAATATTCAGAAGAAAAGTATTAATTTAATACTTGCAATAAAAAAGGATAATTTTATATATAAAGGCGCAGATGTATGTGAAAACTTTGGAAATAAGTATTTTTATTACACATCTTCAATAATGAATTGTATATATAATTGCGAATATTGTTATCTCAAAGGAATGTATCCTTCTGCTAATATTGTAATATGGGTTAATGTAGATGATACTTTTAAAGAGATATCGGAAATTTTGAAACAACATCCGATGTATATATGCATATCATATGATACTGATTTACTTGCACTTGAAACTGTAACATCCTTTGTGAATATGTGGATAGATTTTGCGAAAGATAGAGATAATTTAAAGCTTGAACTCAGGACTAAGAGTTCAAATTTTAATTCAATAGCGAATATTAAGCCTATAAAAAATATGATTATAGCATGGACACTTTCACCCGAATATATAATTGAAAGATTTGAAAAAGATACTCCATCCTTCAAGAAAAGGATTAGCAGCATAAAGATGGCGATAGATATGGGATGGAAGGTCAGAATTTGTTTTGATCCATTGATATATGTTGATAATTGGAGAGAAGTATATTCAAATTATTTGAATGAGTTGTTCAATTTAATACCTGCTGAGAAAATATATGATATAAGTATAGGTGTATTTAGAATATCAAAAACCTACTTTAAAAATATGAAGAAGCAGCATAGAAATTCTTATATACTTGCGTATCCGTTTGAATATACCGATGGTGTATATAGTTATAGAGAAAAAGATAAAAATGAACTTGTTG is from Clostridium fermenticellae and encodes:
- a CDS encoding spore photoproduct lyase — its product is MIYIMTAMYYEARPLIKTFGLKKDLNYDKFQVFRNDDVVLIISGVGAVKASIAVTYILTSLRRDILDDDIFINFGICGSAYKKNGIVICNKITDHCTGRSYYPDMLFKHPFLEGEIETFPNVINERRDMESDFVDMEASGAFQAASLFFLTCQMHFIKIISDFLVTDNITGNSVEKLVNDNLDDFVKWLNLRRNICLKEKKILTNYENVYIESISHNLNITDSMKHEFVDLCIDYKIRSHDDLSGVLELFEKYKCQSKREGKIYFGKLRSKLMEL
- a CDS encoding mannose-1-phosphate guanylyltransferase, with amino-acid sequence MLYALILAGGKGTRLFPLSRSKNPKQFLKIINGKSFLRNTVDRIFPLVDKSNIYVVTNKDYIEKVYKELPDISKDNIFSEPENKETATCIGFSAVKLLKKDKDAMMIVLPSDHYIHDQKVFIDTISQGVQIAERRRGMVTIGVKPTRPETGYGYIEMGERINGDIATFKVERFLEKPNIEVAKDLLIKGTYLWNSGMFIWRADVFLREMQKYLPKMYKSMIKIYESIGTESEADAISNQYSIIDGISVDFGIMQRTRKAYVIKCEFLWDDIGTFAALGRFLKEYRGNNVSGNTFLDSSQNCIVFGKDRLIIAFGIKDLIIVDTGDVLLVMDKNKDQEIKYLVNLLSEDGLEGYL
- a CDS encoding L,D-transpeptidase family protein, whose translation is MENDAETEKEKKNKNNKVIVGSIICTLLVIYLGMATYFRTHFYFGTEINCVNVSAKTIKEAAKQMTSQMESYKLSLKEKSGKTEQITSTEINLKLSSNDEFKRLKDKQGSFNWIFGALDSKNSKLKANIIYSNKLLQEKINNLSCLDSKNIIEPKNPSFKYSSTGYVVLNEVNGNKIDKDVLYKNIVNALSTGTTTLNLDSTNCYLKPKYTVKSKKTSEIKNILNKYVSSKIIYTFGDKKEVIDGSKINKWLNVDDNYEVVFDNSILTKYMRKLFSNYETIGKTRNFVTTSGNTISIGGGDYGWDINSSEDIQKLIDDIKNGRTVTREPIYLQTAASHSSDDIGNTYVEIDMVNQHLWFYKKGSLVTQGDVVTGNMSLNTSTPAGVYRLKYKERNATLKGEGYASPVNFWMPFNGGIGIHDASWRSSFGGNIYLTSGSHGCVNAPYYLAQTLYNNIDAGTPVVCYY
- a CDS encoding SPL family radical SAM protein: MENSDQSLWNCNFSHIYVEKDAVNNVNTKTILRYFKDANKIYIDSYKEIFNRSHQSFNIQKKSINLILAIKKDNFIYKGADVCENFGNKYFYYTSSIMNCIYNCEYCYLKGMYPSANIVIWVNVDDTFKEISEILKQHPMYICISYDTDLLALETVTSFVNMWIDFAKDRDNLKLELRTKSSNFNSIANIKPIKNMIIAWTLSPEYIIERFEKDTPSFKKRISSIKMAIDMGWKVRICFDPLIYVDNWREVYSNYLNELFNLIPAEKIYDISIGVFRISKTYFKNMKKQHRNSYILAYPFEYTDGVYSYREKDKNELVDFVYNLCKKYVNNCKIYV
- a CDS encoding flavin reductase; amino-acid sequence: MIDNKAFYKLSYGLYVVSSIASGRKNGQIANTVFQITSDPLTVAVSINKSNLTHEYIQRSRLIGVSALSEKTPIPFIGRFGFKSGRDIDKFDGVDFKMGESGVPIVLENTTSYFELQVEKEVDTSTHTIFICKVLNAEVIDDSNAMTYKYYQEVKQGRVSRPSVESDVKTSDGKSKYMCQICGYIYNPAVGDETSGIAAGTAFEDLPSNWQCPVCKVSKDEFKKID
- a CDS encoding ferritin → MLSDRLVEAINEQINFEMYSANIYFAMQAYCDSIDLDGFANFFKVQIQEENYHTSKFYDFLKTMGARIKIGAIEGPSNEYSSINEIFRIGLEHEKKVTSRIYNLMDMATEEKEHATISLLKWFIDEQVEEEDTFNKLIKKLDRIKENQAGIYMLDTELQARTFVQPTATNGN